The Candidatus Methylomirabilota bacterium genome segment TACGAGGAAGAGGGGGACGTGACGCCGACCAAGAAGGTCAAGCGAGCCAGCCTCGAGCGGCGGTATGCGGAGATGATCGCCTCCCTCTACCGCGACTAGATCCTGGGAGGGGGCCTCGACGGCCCCCTCCCAGGCGCTCCCCCGGGAGAAGGTTGCGCGGGCGAAGCCCGCGCTCGGAGAGGAGCACCAAACGTTGGCGATATGGCAGTCGCATGGCGCGTGGTGCATACGACGACTTCCCAGGGCCCGGCCCGCGACGAGCTGAGCGGATGGATCTGGTCGAGAGCTACCGGGACGACCTGCGCTTCGCCCGCAAGCCGCTGACGTGGGCGCTACTGGGTCTCTTGCTGGCCGCGCTGCTGGCTCTGCCCTGGTACGCCCACGCGTCGTGGGTGGTGCGCCTGAGCCTGATCTGGCTCTATGCCATCGGGGTCATGGGGCAGAACCTGCTCATCGGTTACACGGGGCAGATCTCGTTCGGGCAGGCCGGGTTTCTGGCCATTGGCGCCTATACCTTCGGGCACCTGAAGCTCGTGGGAGTGCCGTTCCTGGCGGCGCTGGCCGCGGCCGGCCTGGCAGCGGCGCTGGCGGGCGTGGTGGTCGGGTTCCCTTCCATCCGCCTGAAGGGTCCCTATCTGGCGATCGCGACGCTCGGCTTCGGGATCGCCGTGTACCAGGTCTTCGCCAACTCGGAGATCCTGTCGGGTGGGCGGTCGGGGCTGGCGGTGGTCAAGCTCCAGCCGGCATTCGGGCTCAGCCGCGAGCTCTACGTCTACTACATCTACCTCGGGCTGCTCGTGCTGTTCACCGCGGTCACCTACAACCTGATCTCGTCGTACGTGGGCCGGGCATTCGTGGCGATCCGAGACAGCGATATCGCGGCCGAGGTCATGGGGGTGAACCTCACTCGCTACAAGCTGCTCGCGTTCGCCATCTCCTCCTTTTACACGGGCGTGCAGGGGGGCCTGTTCGCCCAGTTTCTCGGCCATCTCGAGCCGCAGACGTTCAATGTCGCCGAGTCGCTGACCCTCTTCGTGGCGGTGATCGTGGGCGGGCTCGCCTCGGTGGAAGGGTCAGTGTTCGGGGCGGCGTTCGTGATCCTGGTGCCGACCCTTCTCGCCGAGTACCGGTGGTTCGTTCCGGTGCTGTTCGGGCTCACGATCCTGGCGGTGCTGATCTTCGAGCCGCTGGGGCTGGCTGGCCGCTGGCTGAAGATGATGCGGTATTTCCGCCTCTGGCCCTTCCGCTGAGCGCCGGCCCCGGGTGAGCGGTCGATGGAGCGGCTACTCCAGTATGCGCTGACCGGGCTTTCGGCGGGAAGCCTCTACGCCCTGGTGGCGCTGGGGCTGGTGCTGATCTACCGGTCCACCCGGGTTCTCAACTTCGCCCATGGCGACGTGGCCACGCTGGGAACGTTCGTCGCCTTCGCGCTCGTGACGCAGGGCTATCCCTTTGCCGTCGCGTTTCCGCTGGCGCTCCTGGTCGGGGCCGCGGTGGCCGTGGCATTCTACTTCGGTGTCCTGGTGCCGGCCCAGCGTCAGGGGGCCAATCTGCTGGGGCAGGTCATCCTCACCCTGGGTCTCGCGCTGATCTTCCAGGGCCTCATCGTGTACGAGTGGGGGGCCGAGCCCGATCGCTTCCCGTTCCCGCTATCGGACAGCAAGACGTGGAAGGTGGGTCCCGTCTTCGTCAGCGAGCTGTCGCTCGGCACCTTCGGGGCCGGCGTGCTGGGGAGCCTGCTCCTCTACCTCCTGGTCCAGAAGACGCGGCTCGGCCTCGCCATGCGCGCCACCTCGGAGAACCTGGCGGCCGCTCAGACCCTGGGCATCCCGACCCGGCGAGTGCTGGCGTTCGCCTGGGGCGTGGCCTCTGCCCTCGGGGTGGTGGCCGGGATCTTCCTGGCTCCCGCGCTCCTCCTGGATCCCTTCTTCATGCTGGACCCGTTCCTCAAGGGATTCGCGGCAGCGGTCCTGGGTGGGCTCAACAGCCTGCCCGGGGCCGTGCTCGGCGGCGTGATCCTGGGGGTCGCGGAAAGCCTGGCCGGGGCCTATGTCACGATCCAGTTCAAGAACACGCTGGCTTTCGTGATCATCATCGTCGTGCTGCTGATCCGCCCGGAAGGGCTCCTGGGACGGGAGTTCAAGGAGCGCGTGTAACGAAAAGAAAGGGGGAGTGCCGAGCACTCCCCCTTTCGCGTCGCGCGGGTCGAATTCCGGAGGCCGGTTACTCTTCCTCGGCGGATCTGAGCGGGACCGGCCGGATCTGGCCGCGGATCTCCCCGCCGGGGAAGGTGCTCGTGTGGACGTTGACGTACACCACGCCGGCCTGGAGCGCGCGGAGCAGCTCGGCCATCGTGTCGAGGCCCTGCACCGCCGTGATGTCGCCGGCCGCGATGGTGCCGTTCACGGGGGTCCCCGAGGCCGGGCAGGCCGGCTTGCCGCCGCCGCCACACAGGAAGGCGACGATGCCGCCGTCGATGGCGACCGCCCCGAAGTGGAGGTGGGCCGCGGTCGGCGTCCCCACGCCGGCGTAGGTGAGCGAGTACTGGACCCCGGCGCCGCCTGCCGTCTGGTGCCCGCGGAAGCTC includes the following:
- a CDS encoding branched-chain amino acid ABC transporter permease, coding for MDLVESYRDDLRFARKPLTWALLGLLLAALLALPWYAHASWVVRLSLIWLYAIGVMGQNLLIGYTGQISFGQAGFLAIGAYTFGHLKLVGVPFLAALAAAGLAAALAGVVVGFPSIRLKGPYLAIATLGFGIAVYQVFANSEILSGGRSGLAVVKLQPAFGLSRELYVYYIYLGLLVLFTAVTYNLISSYVGRAFVAIRDSDIAAEVMGVNLTRYKLLAFAISSFYTGVQGGLFAQFLGHLEPQTFNVAESLTLFVAVIVGGLASVEGSVFGAAFVILVPTLLAEYRWFVPVLFGLTILAVLIFEPLGLAGRWLKMMRYFRLWPFR
- a CDS encoding branched-chain amino acid ABC transporter permease, yielding MERLLQYALTGLSAGSLYALVALGLVLIYRSTRVLNFAHGDVATLGTFVAFALVTQGYPFAVAFPLALLVGAAVAVAFYFGVLVPAQRQGANLLGQVILTLGLALIFQGLIVYEWGAEPDRFPFPLSDSKTWKVGPVFVSELSLGTFGAGVLGSLLLYLLVQKTRLGLAMRATSENLAAAQTLGIPTRRVLAFAWGVASALGVVAGIFLAPALLLDPFFMLDPFLKGFAAAVLGGLNSLPGAVLGGVILGVAESLAGAYVTIQFKNTLAFVIIIVVLLIRPEGLLGREFKERV
- a CDS encoding CHRD domain-containing protein; amino-acid sequence: MTRSELITLVVLAALLATLGLPALAAANHLRGTLSGYQEVPTVSSSGRGSFRGHQTAGGAGVQYSLTYAGVGTPTAAHLHFGAVAIDGGIVAFLCGGGGKPACPASGTPVNGTIAAGDITAVQGLDTMAELLRALQAGVVYVNVHTSTFPGGEIRGQIRPVPLRSAEEE